CGTAAGGACTTGATGCCCCCTCGATCACCGCAGCCTCGGTAGCTCCCAGCCGATCATCGTGATGAGCAAGCAACTCATCGACCCTACGGTAGAACCCAGGTGCAGGCATCCCGTGGGCTGGAAGCAGATGGGCCTCGGGGAGATGTCGTACGCGTCGCAGCGAACGTAGATAGTTACCGAGTGGATCCGGATACACCAGTGGTTCAAACCCGATCGATGGGGTGATGTGTGGAAGCACATGATCTCCAGCGAACAACAATCGACTGCTGTCGTCGTAAAAGATGACATGTCCTCGCGTATGTCCAGGGGTTGCGATGACCCGCAACTGCCGATTCACAAGCTCGATCGTCTCCTCCTGGAGCCAAACATCGGGCTCTTCATAGAGTGAGCCAGCAATATCTTCGGTGTCAGACGAAGGCTTGATGTTTGCCACCAACGCGTTCGCCCCACAGCGTTCCAGTTCCACCAGCTGATCGTGCAGGGGATTGCCGGTGGGATGGGAGGCATGGTTCATCGACTCGCGCTCTCCGGCGCCAAGATAGATCCGATTCCCAAACTCACGCCGAACAGCGACTGCCTGCGTGTAATGATCACGGTGGATGTGGGTGACGAGGAACGTGCTGATATCGCCGAGGGATGCGTTCAGACTTCTGAGTGCTAGTTCAAGAGCGGATCGCGCCACCACAAGCTGTTGGCCAGAGTCGATCACTACTAATCGATCTCCGTCCACGATCGCATAGACATTAACCGCCCGCAGACCATCATGGGGTAGTGGCAGCGGAATACGGTAAACATCTGCCGCCACCTGAAAGCAACCCGGTGCATCCCACGATGGATCCTCTGACTCTTGTAAACTCAACGCTACTCCTCTATCCCTCAACGAGCCTATCTGGGATTTGAGGCCGATACAAGACACGCACCGTGCGAATCGCTGACACTAGAGGTTGCAAAAGGATGAACACCGAATTCGATCTGATACCCCAACTACAAGCACCCGATCTGCGGATCTATCGCTCCCCAGCTACTTCGCGATAGTAGGCGATAGCTTCAGCGATACCAGTTTCAAAACCGATGGTTGCCCGAAAGCCGAGCTGGTCCTGGAGGTCGATCGCTCCACCGCGTGCAAAGACACCGACGGGACGATCATCACGGCCGACAACATTGGTTTCATACCCACAACTTTGGACAGCTAAACGAGCAAACTCAAGAAAACTGGTCAAACGCCCGGTTGACAGGTTGACAGCTCCCCCATCACCGATCGCATCCATGGTGGCGATCACACCACGAACACAATCATCGATGTGAATAAAGTCGCGCATCTGGCGTCCACTGCCCCACACAACCAAAGGTTCACCAGGTGATCCAGCCAAGGCGCGTTTACAGATGGAAGGGAACGGATAGCTATCATCCTGGTCGGCGCCGTACCCGGAGAAGGGACGGTAGCACACGGATGCGAGCCCATGACGCTCATACGCGAGTCGGGCCAGATACTCGCAGGTCAACTTGGCCCAACCATAGGACATGTCTGGCATGCCAATATCATCGCCAAAGTCAATCATCTCCTCTGAAAGCAGTACATAACCGCTCTCTCGTTGGAGTTTGATGGGATAGGCAGCACTCGAGGAGAAACAGATGGTCTTGGCTGGTCGCGCCTCAGCAGCCCATTGCCAGTATTGCGCATCGATCGAAAGATCATCAGCAATGGCTAATGGGTTGGCCTCGATCATCAACCGCCCACCCACCATGGCCGCCAAGTGCAGTACGAGCTCGAATGATTCGAGGGGATTGTCCCGAAAGTAATCACGACAGTCTTGCCGATAAAAATGGAAATGATCATACTCGCGGGGATCAAAAAGTGGCCAACGGTCTGAGGGATCGATACCACCGGTCGCTGGCTCGATCGGATCAACGACATGGACTTCATCCCCAGCATCGAGAAAGTGGCGAGTGAAATGCCGTCCAACGAAACCGGCACCACCGGTGATAAGCACCCGGCGCACTAGCGAAAGTGCCTACGGTAAAGGTCCCATGCACGAACGGCAGGTCCCGGAAGATACGCGACGATGGACTCGGGGTCTCTCTTCAGATCCCGAATCAACGAGAGATTGTTGGTGTAGCCGATGATCTCCGCCTTCAAATCCCGGATGAGGTCATGTTCATTCCGATCCTGGTAGACCGAGGGTTCGCTAAAGACTGCCTGGAATCCATGCGCCTGAACATAGTAGGCAGCCCAGATATCATCCATCCTCCCGATGTGCGGATAGAGAAAGTAGCACGGAACCACCTCCCGAGCCAGCATCGTATTCTGAGAGTTAAAAGGAGCCATCACTGAACTCGCGATGGGAAAGAAGGAGGGGTCAAACTCGCATTCTGGAGCATGCTCTAAGCGACAAATCGCATCAATATCTGGATCACCATTCCAGAATCCAGCATCGACATCAACCTTGACTCGTCGCACCACGGGTTCCTCATAGTGGCGTTGTGACAAGAGCTCCAATGGATATCCACGATGCCAGAGCGCCCGGTAATTTGTCGCCCCCACGGGATCGAAAGCATCGAGGCTGGTCGCATGCCACCGCACCTCGACCTCGGATCCCACCAATACCTGGCTGCCCCAGTTGGCTTGTGGGATATTATCGTCGTCGATCAACGCGATCACCTCGGCGCCCATCTCATACGCCAACAGAATACCGAAATTACGGCGCTGAATGCAGTTCCATCCGATAGCATCCGAAAGCTCGTGATCATAGCGTTCTTGATCCGCTGGCGAGACGTACCGTCCCCGCTTGAGCTGATAGTCCGTGGGTGTCTTTCGATCCCCAATGACGATGAGATTCCAATCTTCCATGGCATCGTAGCGGCGAATCGCCTCTGTCGGCGGGTTGATCGTCGTGGTAACTATGGTCTTCATCATGACTTGGTGCAGTGTAGCTAGGGTGTCGTAGTCAACAGGCCAGCAACTGGTTGCAATCTCGTCCGTATTCCGATCCGAAAGTATACAAAAGTTCGCAAAAAGGTGTTTGACGACTCTCCCTCGGTTCGAGCGCTCCATCGAGAAGGGATTTCATAGATAGGAACACCCAGCCGTAGCGGTTTGACGATGGTCTCCAAAAGGAAAGGGTGCCGCAACTCCTCCCAGCGAATCGCACGCACAAGTGCGGTAGGAAAAAGGCGATAGCCATAGGTCATGTCCGTAAGCGAAGTCTGATATAGCACAGCGAAGCTGGCCTGGAACAACTTATTCAGCCCAAGCTTGATAGGTGAGTAGCCAGAAAACGAGCCTCCATTCGCCCAGCGAGATGCCGTGATGACGGCTTGAGGCAAGGATTTGGCTCGCTCGATCATCGTCACGACGTCATGAGGATCGGTCTCGAGATCGCTTGCCATCATGATGACGTGGCTACCCTCTGCGATCATGAAACCTTCACGAATCGCCCCTCCGAGAAAAGGCAAGGACTGCCGATGCACCCGCAGACGGCTTCCATACTGCGACTGCAGCCCAGCAACCACCGCTAAACTGCCTTCGCTCGTCCGAGGAGAAGTGAGCACGAGATACTCGCACACGTCGGCACCAGCCTCGGCCTCGATAATGGCAACCGTCCGCTCTAAGGCCTCAGTTTCATTCATCACCGGCAACAAGACAGTAGCCGCTTGAAACTCGCGGGCACTTGGCACCTTCGGCATCTCTTCTCGCTTCCCTGGCTGATTCATCCACAAGCATGGTACCCGACGACCATCAATCACCTGACGCTTGGACCGACCACTGAGCTACAACCCCCGTTGAGTTGCCTGTTCTCAACGAATCACTCAATAGCCGGGATCGCTTCCTCAGATCTATCGTGGCGTTCGCATGCTGGAACCATCACCATCAGGCAGCCAGCAAACCATCACCGAACGTACCACATTGGCCGAACACCGGTCTCCGATTACTGCTTCCGAGGTGTCGGCGCTGCCACTCGGCAAGCCTTTGGAATCAGTTCCACCATTAGTTGGCTGACTGGACCTCGGGGTTCGCCATCAAGAGCAACGATAAACGGATGGGTCGCACGCAACTGTAGCTCCGTCACTTCTTCTATCATCGCACGTCTTGGCACTCGACGTGCACGTTGTCGAAACAGACTGCCAATCTCCCCAATCGCGATCCGCCACGCCGCACGCGAGATCATGACTAGCTGAGCGACACCATCATCAGGAGCGCCGCTAGGTAGAGTGATCCCAACCCTTCCCCCGATACGGGGCGCATTGACCACTGCCACGTTGAGATATCTCTCGGTTGTCGCATGACCGTTGACCAGCACCTCCAGATCGACCGATCGACGCCCGTGCCACGTGGCTAATGCAACCACCGGATAGAGCAATGGACGTCGCCACCCATGAATATTTTGAACCCTCTGTGCGAAGTCAGCTACCAAACCAACACTGAGAGCATGTACAGCCACACCCAGATTCGTGCTGAGCATGTCGACCTCACGGGAGGCCGCGCCACTGGCAGCCAACGCTGCCTCTTCTGGATATAGCGGAATCGCCAACGACCGAGCTATGTCATTCCCAGTGCCAGTAGGAAGGATGCCGAGCTCCGTGTCCGTAACTGCGATCTTCGCGATAGCGGCCCCTATAGTGCCATCACCTCCGGCAGCGATAACCCTGCCTGCTGGCCCTACCAACTTTGTAGCGGCATCGATAGCAGCGCAAAGATCCCCAGCCTTTACGAGGACGACCTCAGTTCCACCATCACGCTTCGCATCGAGCATGCGGCGGGCCCGTCGAAAGAGCCGGGTCGACCCGGAATCAACATTGGCTACGATAACAACTCTTGGCCGCTGGCATACGCGAGAAGGACTGCGCCGACCCATCGTAAACTTCTCACAAACTCGCACTGCTACGCCAGCGCTAACGGCCGCCATCAACGACCAACCAACATCACCTCGCCAACCACGCGTCCTGGATCCATGCAGCGCAAAGACACCGGCAGCAAGAGCGAGTGGGAGGCGTGTCGGTGGCGCTACTCGACCAAACCCGTAGGCAAGGCCGATCCAAAGACCTCTTGGGTGCCGCGTCCCAAGGCAACCCACCACCGCCGCGACCCCAACAGTCTGCGCTGCGAGTGGCCGACCCCTACGGAGTAGTCGGCTAACAGCCACCACGGCGAGAAGATAACTGCTCACATCCCATAGGTCCGTCGATCTTCTTGTGTCTCGTTTCTGTGGACCCATGATGGCAACCCAGAATATCCTCTCCAGGGCATTTCCGACCAAACCATTGCCTTGGGCCCCGCCAAGACCACTAGGAAACACCACCAACCCAGACCCTTCCAC
This genomic window from Ferrimicrobium sp. contains:
- a CDS encoding MBL fold metallo-hydrolase, yielding MSLQESEDPSWDAPGCFQVAADVYRIPLPLPHDGLRAVNVYAIVDGDRLVVIDSGQQLVVARSALELALRSLNASLGDISTFLVTHIHRDHYTQAVAVRREFGNRIYLGAGERESMNHASHPTGNPLHDQLVELERCGANALVANIKPSSDTEDIAGSLYEEPDVWLQEETIELVNRQLRVIATPGHTRGHVIFYDDSSRLLFAGDHVLPHITPSIGFEPLVYPDPLGNYLRSLRRVRHLPEAHLLPAHGMPAPGFYRRVDELLAHHDDRLGATEAAVIEGASSPYEVASVLRWTRRRRHLVELDPFNQMLAVMETKYHLELLAIQGRLRQSLVAGTYQFKVTGQEPQHS
- a CDS encoding NAD-dependent epimerase/dehydratase family protein codes for the protein MRRVLITGGAGFVGRHFTRHFLDAGDEVHVVDPIEPATGGIDPSDRWPLFDPREYDHFHFYRQDCRDYFRDNPLESFELVLHLAAMVGGRLMIEANPLAIADDLSIDAQYWQWAAEARPAKTICFSSSAAYPIKLQRESGYVLLSEEMIDFGDDIGMPDMSYGWAKLTCEYLARLAYERHGLASVCYRPFSGYGADQDDSYPFPSICKRALAGSPGEPLVVWGSGRQMRDFIHIDDCVRGVIATMDAIGDGGAVNLSTGRLTSFLEFARLAVQSCGYETNVVGRDDRPVGVFARGGAIDLQDQLGFRATIGFETGIAEAIAYYREVAGER
- a CDS encoding glycosyltransferase family 2 protein — translated: MNQPGKREEMPKVPSAREFQAATVLLPVMNETEALERTVAIIEAEAGADVCEYLVLTSPRTSEGSLAVVAGLQSQYGSRLRVHRQSLPFLGGAIREGFMIAEGSHVIMMASDLETDPHDVVTMIERAKSLPQAVITASRWANGGSFSGYSPIKLGLNKLFQASFAVLYQTSLTDMTYGYRLFPTALVRAIRWEELRHPFLLETIVKPLRLGVPIYEIPSRWSARTEGESSNTFLRTFVYFRIGIRTRLQPVAGLLTTTP
- a CDS encoding diacylglycerol kinase family protein yields the protein MVFPSGLGGAQGNGLVGNALERIFWVAIMGPQKRDTRRSTDLWDVSSYLLAVVAVSRLLRRGRPLAAQTVGVAAVVGCLGTRHPRGLWIGLAYGFGRVAPPTRLPLALAAGVFALHGSRTRGWRGDVGWSLMAAVSAGVAVRVCEKFTMGRRSPSRVCQRPRVVIVANVDSGSTRLFRRARRMLDAKRDGGTEVVLVKAGDLCAAIDAATKLVGPAGRVIAAGGDGTIGAAIAKIAVTDTELGILPTGTGNDIARSLAIPLYPEEAALAASGAASREVDMLSTNLGVAVHALSVGLVADFAQRVQNIHGWRRPLLYPVVALATWHGRRSVDLEVLVNGHATTERYLNVAVVNAPRIGGRVGITLPSGAPDDGVAQLVMISRAAWRIAIGEIGSLFRQRARRVPRRAMIEEVTELQLRATHPFIVALDGEPRGPVSQLMVELIPKACRVAAPTPRKQ